The DNA window TATCGTGCTCCATATCTGCACAAGGCAAACAAGAAAGCAGCAGAAAAATAATTGACAATATGAAGTTTGTAAATTTCACAGCTGTAAAAGTAGGTATTTTATTTAATAGCCAATATATAATACTTCATTAATTTGCGGGTTAATGCTTTAGGATGAAATACTATTATTGAAAGAGTATTCTATTTTTATAGGGATTAACCCATTCGATAAACTCAGGGCAGGCTGTGAAGCAAACAAAAACTTCGCCCTTCGACTGTGCTACCATTGACGTTTTTTTTGAGTAGGGCTTCGTCCTTCGTCTACGCTCAGGATGACAGCTCAGCCTGACAAAATAGATGTCATTTTATATTGCTTTTTTAGAATAAAAATTATACCTCAGGATGACGCTGCTCAGGGTGACAGTGAGTTTAGGAATACTTGGACTAAACGAAAGTTTTGTGCAGCTGAATGAGATAATGGGTTAGAATTACTGATTCTCTCCTTATTTAGAGTAAGTACCTTCTTTTCGCAGGATTTTATTTGTTTGAGTTTTGGATTGCTCTTCCGAGGACAGTGGTTTCGGATATATTGATAGCTTCAAAGTATATAAGTAGATGGTCTGCTTTCATCCAAATTCTGTTTTGTAAAATCAATTGGAAATTATTCACCATTAATTCTTTTAAAACTTGGCCAACTGCTGTTTTTGGTTTTAAGCAAGAACATAGTATGATATCATTAGGAATTAGTTTGTTTAAAAAATCATCATCAAAGGTTAGATGTTGGTTTATAATATCTGGTAAATAGTCATTTTGGCAAATATTTTTAATGAAGCTCATTTCTTTTGCATTTTTTAAACGGAACTCTTCAGATAATTTTGATCTCGAATTTTTCTTCATCAATCCTAAAATTGAATCATCAAAAAATTCTCCTTTGCATGAAGCACTAACCCCATCAATATATATTTCTATTTCCATTTGTTGCTGCCTTTGAATTTGTAATCATTTAAGGACAGAAATTTAAGATACTTTTTTGGAATATGAATACAAATGGTGTTTTTAATTTTTAATTTTTTTTTAGGTTTTTGTTTTTGTATTCGATATTACCTGAAACCACAAGTAGATTAGGGAATATTTTGCTGCATAGGACCAGGATCATTAATTGAAGTGTAAAAATTCTTTTTACCAGTAACGGAAAAAATTTTTTCGTTAAGAATAAAGGTATTTAGTGAAATGAAGCAAGCAAAAATTGATGCTAGGAATACTTGGACTAGGAGCGATTTTTGAGCAGCTGAATGAGCTAATTGGGAATCATTACTGAAGCTATTTTTTTAATCATTTAATTATCTCAAAACTTAGCTTGTAAATTAATAATGTTTTCTTTTTACTCTGTCATAAATTGGCAGAGCAATTAATTATCTTTGAAAAATAAATCAAAAAGAGTATGTCAAAATTAATTTATTTTAAAAGGTATTTGTACGTTATAGACCGCTTGAGAAGCCGACCGAGTACTTTCAATGAACTGCAAGACTATGTATTGCGACAGCTAGAAAAGGACGATATTGATACGAGTTTCGAGTATGCCATTCGCACTTTTGAGCGGGACAAAAAGGACATTGCGACTCTTTTTGGAATCGATGTTCAATACGACCGAAAAGATAAGACTTATGCTATTGATGAAGCAGAAATAGTAGACCAGTCTGTTACTCGGATGATGGATGCTTTTTCGATTTATCATGCTTTGCAAGAGGGTAGCAAAATATCAACTAGTGTATTTTTGGAAAAGAGAAAATCCTTAGGAGCGGAGCATATTTATGGCATTATTCACGCAATTCAAAATAGGTATATTCTGCAATTTACCCATCAAAAGCATTGGGATGATGATATCACACAACGTGTAGTTTATCCTATTGCAGTTAAGGAATCTCAACAACGCTGGTATTTGGTTGCTTTGGAACTAGGCAGCACTACAGTAAAAACTTTTGGAATGGATCGAATATCTCATTTAAAAGTTACTGAGACCAAATTTAAACCCATTGCTTATAACGTAGAAAAGGAATTCAAACACGCTTTTGGAGTTGAAACTTATGAACCTGCCGAAAAAGTGGTTTTGGAATTTTCCAAAATACAAGGGAATTACATTAAAACATTTCCTC is part of the Flavobacterium nackdongense genome and encodes:
- a CDS encoding helix-turn-helix transcriptional regulator; the protein is MSKLIYFKRYLYVIDRLRSRPSTFNELQDYVLRQLEKDDIDTSFEYAIRTFERDKKDIATLFGIDVQYDRKDKTYAIDEAEIVDQSVTRMMDAFSIYHALQEGSKISTSVFLEKRKSLGAEHIYGIIHAIQNRYILQFTHQKHWDDDITQRVVYPIAVKESQQRWYLVALELGSTTVKTFGMDRISHLKVTETKFKPIAYNVEKEFKHAFGVETYEPAEKVVLEFSKIQGNYIKTFPLHESQRILEETKDTVLLEIFIHTTNDIQMELLKYGSNVKVLSPISLQNAIKKSIAEMSNLYQ